The sequence below is a genomic window from Oreochromis aureus strain Israel breed Guangdong linkage group 12, ZZ_aureus, whole genome shotgun sequence.
TTGGTCAacaattgtatgtaaccattttCTGGAGGCAAAAATCCCATGGGGTTGACCCCAACGTTAAAACATGTTAGTAATATTTGAGGAGAATATGAGGGTTAAAAGTAGAGACGATGTCTGTCTTCCAAAgacaaactgggagctggttccacagaaaaggggccagaaagctgaaggctctgcctcccattctgctCTTAATTCTGCCCTAGAAACCACAAGTAAACCGGCAGtcagagagcaaagtgctgtATTAGGATAACTTTATGCAATTAGGTCTTTACAATATGTTGAACATATGTGAGATTTAAAAGGACATTTGAAAACTTCTGATCTTAAGTGGGGGGGGTTTTCTGAATGTCTGCTGTTTTTCAGTCCATCAAAGCAAAGATGGAGGAGTTAAGGCCTCTCATCCCAGTTCTGGAGTCCTACAAAGCAGATGCACTGTTGGTCCGCCAGTTTAAAGAAGAGGCAGCGAATGTGACAAAGCTGCTGGGATCATTGCAGGAACAGCTTGGAGGTCTGGACTACCAGGAGCTCCACAGCCGGGTGATAAGCCTGGAGGACCGACTGAAGGCTTGCATGCAGAGGCTAGGTGGGTAGAGGAAAATAAAATCTGAAGCTCACACTATCTTTTTCTGAATCAAGAAAAACATCTGAACTTGCCTTTGTGGACTAAAGTTTTCAGAGGGCTGGATGTGACcacacaaagctgtgtacaTTAAACTCACAATATATCCTGGAGTTTCTGCAAATTGTCTTGTTATTTTGTCCACATGTGCCTAaagatttctttgtttgttctttaGCTTGTGGGAAGCTCACAGGAATCTCTGAGCCAATCACCATAAAGACATCTGGATCTAGATTTGGATCATGGATGACTGACCCACTTGCTCCAGCTGGAGACAACAGAGTAAGTCTTAATATGTAACAGTAAATCAAATTTATGAGCATATCATACTGGCTCTcttcagtgttgggaaggttacttttaaaatgtattccactacagattacagattacatgccccaaaatgcacggtggcacggtggttagcactgttgccgcacagcaagaaggtcctgagttcaattccaccatcaggccggggtctttctgtgtggagtttgcatgttctccccgtgtttgcgtgggttccctccaggtactccggcttcctcccaccgtccaaagacatgcagtttgaggggataggttaattggataatccaaattgtcactaggtgtgaatgtgagcgtgaatggttgtctgtccctgtgtgttggccctgcgacagactggcaacctgtccagggtgtaccccgcctctcgccctgtgacagctgggataggctccagcgccccccgcgacccggaaaggataagcgaatggatggctggatgccccaaaatgtattttgtaacgaaTTCTGTTACATTAcgcaatgagagtaacgtattctgaatactttggattacttaatatattatgatgttttttacaactacatgaatgtactattgctgtgtgatttattactattactgaaggctactcgccataccaataccaactagatgtttaaatcttaatataaatgagtagcagtaggtggacattaggtaaggctgcactttttgcagcgatctcgtatagaaaactattccgtgcgtatataaaacaggtccgcggctccgaactgtagtaaagggacctctggctaatacgtcgggctcgtagccgaaaactagtgTTGAGTCTGTTTCCACAGGCCCCGCTAATTTAGAGATTAATTTAGAGGTCAACATTTTCTCAACAACAGTGTACTTTCATCACCAACATGTAGCCTGTAACCACAGTCCTTGACACACAAAAACTCAGTAATCCTGTTGTAGAAAAACATCATTAAGttgtgtgtcctgctgtaaatcacatgattaaccctctgctgtagaaaagaaatgtaaatgttagcgctgcgcaggtgtatacactctttctcacagtgatctcagtgagcaacacaaggtgaTGAATAACACACCCCTGGTAAATTCATAAACATCCAAAAAAATTACAACTAAAAGGTtaaatttgcagagttcacaTAGTCATGTGACCCAAGTTTCCTCCTCTGGTCCCCTTCCTCTCCTGCAGCAAGAggcacacacagagatacacccacacctttgtcaggtgggggttaacttcgcatAGTTGTGTTAAGTCAGtcaagtcttgtcagcttttgtcagcttttaccagtcagtcccccattttttttattttcactcattattcattcattgattcttttttttgctgatagtggaattTATCGTCGCATTTCGTTTCCACCCTCAGCAAAACGACgacatttcaaaaagaaaaagaatttagactggattacctcgCCGAATACTTTTAGAAAGGGACTCGCTTCctaattgtcccaaataagtggctttctccagagcccattttaattttgaagaaactcaCTTTGCAACCGTTCGCAACAACATGTTGTGTAGTTCTTCCTATGCAACGTTCAGATCTGCTTAGGTGACAGAGAATattaaacaaaactttcagtgcactatgaaagtaacaaaataaaaagaataaaagaaaggaaaggccttgttaaatcatgacacgtgttcttcatttcgggggggggggggtaaaatcataccaaacctaattggcaggctcaactttgtaacaaaagacaaatcatcAGCCAGTTCAGTCTCaaaacattcatccaatcagccaCACCACACACAACATACAACATAACCCTGTTGTCTCATCACATAATAAGTTTCTTCTCATGTAACCAAATGTGTGCCATGTTAAAACTTCATCACACACCCctcatcagcattctgttttctCCCTATGATGCAACCATTTGTTCTCCTATAATATTCAgtccactagtctatgtatcacttttcatcttactagtgacttggacaagatgacaaaCAAAATCGCATGCTTAGATGCTGTCTGGTCTTCATGAGTTTCATTGTATGTGTATATGCATGTAGGGTTAGTATGGTTAaggcattttctgtttgtgtgtgtttttatgtaccTCTCTCATCATGTTTTCATTattctcatcactgcttaaacaacacacatctctctctctctctgctttttttattttaaactgtcctttctaaaaacagaaagtagcattacagttgtttcaggctgagaaacaccaaacactcttCATGTTATCATTCATATTTCATcaacacaaacattttatttcttttgtccaCTGGGTTAGAAAGTGACCTGCAGAATCGCTTCACTCACATACTTTCACACCTCTCTGTAACTCACACACACCATGACGTCAGACACAATCCCCTGCTTTcgccaaaacaaaaaacatgatgctgatgttacaaaagtctcacacacatgaATCAGGATGCAGAAAAGCTGTTGCCCATCTGAGGTGTGAGGAAGAAACTGAACTCACGGATAGCTACATGCTCGAGTTATCATAGCTCTGTTTCCCTCCCTCTGATGCGTACTCAACCAGCTCCTGCTCTGaaaatgtgtagcttgctcatcagcttaaAAGTGACTGCATACAAAACAACAATCAGCCACACTCAAATAGACCACGTCTGGCCCGCCCACACAAAATAGACACCAACAAGAGCTCTGACCTCCTTACATTGGGTGGAGAAACCAACACTCAATGCCCTCAGCGGCAGAGAAAAACCCTTTTTAATCTCCTTTCGGTGGAGAAACCTGCTTAACcctccttaaaaaaaattaaaaaacacaggTGGTGAAACCagacctctttaaaaaaaaaaaaagaaagaaaaactggtgGAGAAACGAGGTAGCTTGCATCTACACGCACAGCTTGTGCACTCACGCACCTGCGTTTAACCGCACAGTCACGTAGCCGCTCCCTAAGGCCTTCTGTACTCACTGTGTTCATGTTGTTTCGTTCATGGGAAGTCTCTGGATCCCGTCAATCGCCATCCGTCCTGAGGGGAGTTCAGACGCAAACTCTCCAGCCTGGCGACAAAGTAAAGCACCAGGTCTTTCATCAGGCGTCTCAGACGCCTCGCTGCTAGCAGGCTTCGGTGGCGGCGTCTCCCCCCTCCTTGGTGGATGCAATGTGTTGGGTTCTGGCGCggaaggaccaaataaatgttgagtctgtgtttccacaggccccgctagtttagagacttattcctcATGAAGAACGAAAACAAGACAGAACATCTTCAACCGGTCTTTTACTCGCTAACGAGTAAAGGCTTGGTCAGAACCAGGCTGTGAAGCTAAATGCTCCTCACCTGTCTCCAGACCAACtccttcaaagagcagctcCCCTCGCAGCTATTTATTCCCATGACAGTTACAGTTTACACAATACAACACAAGCACCTCCCACTGTAGAACCCCCTTGGTTAcaaaagacaaggcactgtgtgtgtgtatgtgtgtgcacgaatgtgtgtgtgtgtgtgtgtgtgtgtgtgtgtgtgtgtgtgtgtgtgtgtgtgtgtgtgtgtgtgtgtgtgtgtgtgagacttcctgctcaccaaaaggatcataaaagcaggaagcttacaacacaagacacagatctttcagatagaATGCATccacaataaaacctcccccagcacagagtggctggagaggtggtcaggatcaaaggaatgtctttgatcctactgcttgaactaagacttacaaatttaagacaatgacaacattcaacaatttgaCTTAacaactagctttactttgttgtctcggtcaactttgctagcaagagacagagagaggcgttgaaaggctgctccaacggaacttattgtttcggaggaaaacacgaacacagtgtacagtcaagtcttaatagcttacttacaactgggctgcccatgaggctacattctttagggctgtgcttgtaacactctgcctattgccttcatattaaatcatttattgaataataatttttaaaaatatttcttcacatcattATGTGGGCCGCAAGTAAAGGTGACATGGACCGTGAGATTCAGACcgaggcattagagcctcttaatgtgtgttttgtttgggtttccaccggcgtggaattaccaaaaatagagagggcatagcctaatgtatgaaacaggaaaatactgctgtgtaatccatttatttcaacaaagtaactgtattctgaataccacctttttaaacggtaactgtaacggaatacagttactcatattttgtatgaaCACAAATTAGAAGCAACTTGATAAGGATATCTCAGCTGCAGTGGTCATTTTACAATGTTTTGCTATGCATACATTGCATGTCTGTGGAACATAAAGGATTCAAGTTAACAATACAAATGATTAggattgtttttacatttaatattTGTTCTTTTTACTTACAGGTATGGTACATGGATGGGTACCATAACAATCGCTTTGTTAGGGAGTACCTGTCCATGTCTGACTTCATGATGACAGACAATTTCACCTCTCACCGACTTCCTCATCCCTGGTCTGGTACTGGGCAGGTGGTTTATAATGGATCTCTTTACTTCAACAAGTTTCAGAGTCACACAATCATTAAATTCGACTTCAGCACATCGCTCATCAGCAGATCGCGACAACTTGACTTTGCTGGTTACAACAATATGTACCATTACTCCTGGGGTGGGCACTCTGACATTGACCTAATGGTGGACGAGGGTGGGCTGTGGGCTGTATATGCTACCAATCAAAATGCTGGTAATATTGTTCTTAGCCAGCTAAACCCCAACACCCTACAGATCATCCGCAGCTGGACCACCAACCATCCAAAACGCAGCGCTGGTGAGGCCTTCATGATCTGTGGAACCCTGTATGTCACCAATGGGTACTCAGGTGGAACCAAAGTATACTACGCCTTTTCCACCAACTCATCTACCTATGAGTACATCGACATCCCTCTGACCAACAAATACAGCCACCTGTCTATGCTTGACTACAACCCTCGAGACAGAGCACTCTATGCCTGGAACAATGGCCACCAAGTTCTTTATAATGTCACACTTTATCACATAATACAGTAACAATCAAtattaaccactctcacattcaaaagaaacaacaaatcaAGACCCCACAATGTTACTGCAATCACAGTACACATGATCCTTTACACAGGATGCTCTGTGGGCCTTTACAAAGTAATGCTCCAAAATTTTATATAATTAAAGAATAAATACGATTTTCCTGAAAACATTAGATGATATCAAAATAtacaactaaataaaaaaatagaataaatccTAAAGAACTATGACTGTTAGAGGgtcaaaagaaaatacaaaatagttATCAGGTCAGTTTATTTGCTTCCAGGACAGAGAGTGGTGTATTAGCTACAATTAGCTTAGCTCCATCTGAAGAAAAAACACCTTCCAAAAAGCTGAAGGCTGGGTCCCAGATCCTCCTCTTGTCCACTCATTCCTCTCTGTAACAGAAACTTCATCATCTTAAAAAATGACTCACCTGCATGTGAAATCTTCAGGGAACTGCTAGCCCTGAGATAGAAGAGAGCCCATTCTGAAAGCGGAACCACTAACTTTACAGCCCTTCACAGTATATAGGCAGTGACTTCAGATTTAGTTTAGGTTTAGGGAAATATTTTGATTGCCAGTAtaggcctttaaggtgtcagcTGGTGTACTCAAGAGCAGAACCGGGATCGAACCAGGTAACCCGTCTATGGGATGCTGTGTTTGAACACTTCAGgtgcttttacatttttacaccaGTCCAATAAATATGTCAAAAGAACATAAGAGGGATCTAAGAgagtgttgggtttttttctgtcatgATGGAGCTAGCTAACCAAACCAAATGTTCTCAGTGTTTGTGTAAAGCTAGGCTAAAAGCCAGCAGGAATTCTCAGTACTGAAATACTGCACAAAGCATTGGACTGTTAACTTATGTCATTGACTTCTTTTACTAAATGTTTcttaaaaattgtatttaaatCATTAACTCAGTTGTTTGACACAAATGCACTTAAAATGTGAAACACAGTGAAATTAAAATTTCACAGTGAGAAAACCCAACATTTTTAGATTACATATTTTGATGGACACTGAAGAATGCTTCACAGTTTTTATAAGATTTATCTTCTCTGCGTAATCTTGTCTGACTGAAGCAAGACCCGCTGTTCTTATTCTTATATCCcttaatattataaataataagGTATTTCTTACTGTTGTGTGTTATACAGCAATACAAATGATTGCCTGTTTTTCCCAATACTtcattcagtttttaaatttatcgTTGTACCATGTGAAATTCATTCAGATCACTGAGCTATGGGCATAGTCTAACTATTTAAACAATAAGAATTCCTCTACACACTCAACTGTTGTTCTCAATAAGTAATTTGAGTGTTGCCCTGAATGGTAGTTATGAACGCACATGATGATTGGCTGATACATTGATACTAACATCCTCTTTATCATCAAACGTGTGTCCAGCACCACTTTAGATTCAATGACGTCATGTGATCTGTCAGACGGAAGAACGCAGTACGACATTTGTGCAAAACAGATGATGTATACAGACAGAAACTGTAGTCTGTTGGTCTCAGTGAACATCAGTTAGATGATTTCAGATTtctgaacctttttttttttttttatatcactgGTCTGTGGAGTTTTCAGGTATTTGAGGCTAAGCCCAAAAACACGAAGTGACTGCACAAGAGTTGTTCTTCATTCTAATACCTGATTGACTGTAATAGcttatttgcttttgttttccatATCAGATGATTTTTTTACAGTCCTTTAGGTACGTCTCGAtgtatgctcaatcatccaggtaagtaaatctccaaaagctgattctgttcatctggacgtagctacgtccagatgaacagaatcagcttttggaGAGTACTTTAagtatttgtctgtttgtttgttttacttctGTCATAAATGTTTGGCGTAAGCAGCAGGTTTTAATTCTACAGCCCCCTTCAAATGTGTAAGATGATTTATTCCGTTTTCATGACCAATAGCCTTAATATGTGATTGTGCTATGGATTTCTTCACccaaccattttttaaaaattttaaccaAGAGGCTCAGTTTCATGAACTCTTCATGTGTCTGTTTAAAGACTTCATTGATCCCACAAGGTAACATGTTACAGTAACATGATAATGAATAGTACAGTCTACAAATACACAacacagttaaaataaaagtgCCACAGGAAAGGGCCTTAAGCTATGAGATAGTACAacaatttttatatatatatatatatatatatatatatatatatatatacacacacacacacacagaacagtaaagaaatacaaagaaaagtAAACGGGTGATGGCCTGTTAATGATGGAGAGCAGTTTGTTCACCGACCTCGGACCCTCAGAAATCTCTCGGATTTAAATGCCTCTAAATTCTGACCAATGATGCTTCCAGCTTTGTGGATTGATCTGCAATCAGTGCCAGAGAAGCCGGAAAGCACAGTTTCAGCAGTTATGTGATGGCGAAGTAAACAAACATCAGTGAGACCAGAAAGGCGGCAGGTAAGTTCAATGTGGGTGTCATGTTACAGCTGTACGCAGGCAGaagaggacccaagatgcagactcGGGCGAGGCGAGACGTGAACTCaaaagcagctttattgctgactgGGGAAAACAACACAGAAACCTAAATTGGGAAACTagatccaaaacacacacgtGAACACCAGGAGAGACACAGCGACACGACGCTGAACAGATgaaaaaacagacaacaaaTACAAGAGGAAAACGAGGGAATGAGGACCagacggggaacacagctgatacAAATCAACTGACGGGACCAGGGAGTCTCAAGACTAGAAACattaacataagacacagactgtcaaagtaaaacaggaaagcGACCGGGCACAGAGCTAAACCTATACTTACCACCATAATAATAATCAGAGACGACAACCAAGGAATCAGAGCCTAAAccataatacaaaataatacaaaaggcacaagaaacagaagatgccaagtcaaaatgacccagaaccgtgacagtggGTTCTGAGCTGATGAGAAACTGAAGACAGAGAAATGCAAGGTTAACACTGGTTTATGTGTGAACAGCTTAAGCATGGAAGCGTCCATCTTGATTTCAATTTTCATCTTGCTGTTATCAGGCATGGGAATTTTTTCCAGCTGTGATAAATCCTCATAAAAATGAGTGATAGAcacaagctgtgtcccaaatcAGAGACTGCACGCTTCGAAGTACCTGCACTTCGCGGACTACGTGGTGCGGGTAATACGAAGTGTGAGAAgggcggaagtgagaggcttgtgaaatgggacagtcTGGCCTTCGTCGTGCagctcaggttgcctagcaaccatgatattAACCGcaagaaacgtttcatacagaaTTGCTTGACAGaatatgaaggagaaaaaatgtttttttgtttgtttattttctttatgacatcactttgattagttgagtatctgaggctgagaccacgggactgcagaacatgatagttgggcttcatttctgtactgaacagtcatttaaagattagttagtaaataata
It includes:
- the LOC116311594 gene encoding noelin-like; protein product: MCLSFEEKEMESEENLLSAYLLLLLLGSHFTLVGPSTPEEGWQVYSSAQDSEGRCVCTVVAPQQTICSRDARTKQLRQLLEKVQNMSQSIEALDQRSQRDLQFVEKMEVQLKGLENKFKQVEDGHESNIARQYKSIKAKMEELRPLIPVLESYKADALLVRQFKEEAANVTKLLGSLQEQLGGLDYQELHSRVISLEDRLKACMQRLACGKLTGISEPITIKTSGSRFGSWMTDPLAPAGDNRVWYMDGYHNNRFVREYLSMSDFMMTDNFTSHRLPHPWSGTGQVVYNGSLYFNKFQSHTIIKFDFSTSLISRSRQLDFAGYNNMYHYSWGGHSDIDLMVDEGGLWAVYATNQNAGNIVLSQLNPNTLQIIRSWTTNHPKRSAGEAFMICGTLYVTNGYSGGTKVYYAFSTNSSTYEYIDIPLTNKYSHLSMLDYNPRDRALYAWNNGHQVLYNVTLYHIIQ